The following are encoded together in the Babylonia areolata isolate BAREFJ2019XMU chromosome 18, ASM4173473v1, whole genome shotgun sequence genome:
- the LOC143292447 gene encoding uncharacterized protein LOC143292447 isoform X1 gives MGYCTGLQNCRHLFLETRTSYTWNFLRRMWGSTQGNKKEIHSETAKFKMTEAYQLVFGIIADVQYADADDGSNFAQTRRRYYRTALESLKKAVTTWNTSYSNLAFVLQLGDLIDGVNKRKYGKQVAENALKAALVPFREMACPTYHMVGNHDLYNLTRTECLESELNCSRLPTVEGVEGALYYSVLVHPQLKIIVLDSYDVGVLGYSDCPDHPHFLEAQRILEEENPNDEKNSAVGLKGVSRRFVAYNGGIGKQQLAWLDEQLTKADSQEQNVLICGHVQLNSKVASSDADVGTCLAWNYAEVQEVLHSHGCVVGCLMGHDHDGSYFIDSVGIHQLVMNGVIETPPGTDAFATAFLHERTLEIQGHGVVPSASMPLRYFVGGERCISKGESC, from the exons ATGGGGTATTGCACCGGATTGCAAAATTGCCGACATCTATTTTTAGAAACCAGGACTTCCTACACGTGGAACTTTTTACGGAGAATGTGGGGATCGACACaaggaaataaaaaggaaatcCACTCA gAAACTGCCAAATTCAAGATGACTGAAGCTTACCAGCTTGTATTTGGAATCATTGCTGATGTACAgtatgctgatgctgatgatggctCAAACTTCGCACAAACAAGGCGCCGCTATTATAGAACAGCACTGGAATCCCTCAAGAAAGCTGTGACCACCTGGAATACCTCATACAGCAACCTTGCCTTTGTTCTACAGTTGGGAGACCTCATTGATGGTGTCAACAAACGCAAATATGGAAAACAGGTAGCAGAAAATGCCTTAAAAGCTGCCTTGGTGCCATTCAGAGAGATGGCGTGTCCTACATACCACATGGTTGGCAACCATGATTTGTACAATCTGACCCGCACAGAGTGCTTGGAATCAGAGCTGAACTGCAGCAGGTTGCCAACAGTGGAGGGAGTTGAAGGTGCTTTGTATTATTCAGTGCTGGTTCATCCACAACTCAAGATAATAGTTTTGGATTCATACGATGTGGGCGTTCTCGGCTACAGTGATTGTCCAGATCATCCACACTTTCTGGAAGCACAGCGCATTCTTGAAGAGGAAAACCCCAACGATGAGAAGAACTCTGCTGTTGGCTTGAAAGGTGTGTCAAGGAGGTTTGTGGCATACAATGGTGGCATTGGGAAGCAGCAGTTGGCTTGGCTGGATGAGCAGCTGACCAAAGCAGATTCACAGGAACAGAATGTTCTTATATGTG GACATGTCCAGCTGAACTCCAAAGTAGCATCTTCGGATGCAGATGTGGGGACCTGCCTGGCATGGAACTACGCAGAGGTGCAGGAAGTCCTGCACTCAcatgggtgtgtggtgggatgcCTGATGGGGCACGACCACGATGGTTCCTACTTCATCGACTCAGTGGGCATTCATCAGCTGGTGATGAACGGTGTGATTGAAACCCCTCCTGGCACCGACGCCTTTGCCACAGCATTCCTGCATGAGAGAACTCTGGAGATCCAGGGTCATGGTGTGGTGCCCTCTGCATCCATGCCTCTCAGATACTTTGTGGGTGGTGAAAGGTGCATATCAAAAGGTGAAAGCTGTTGA
- the LOC143292448 gene encoding large ribosomal subunit protein uL10m-like isoform X2, with product MVAYMCLLFLPQFQQVRCRSKVNIQHPKPRHDARRLFEAITRPIIPPEPIPHTEVCARRKAKILESLHEVNPYEEFLLKQCTKMLEENRMVAVCQALPMSAEQRKAAGNKLLKKGLKLCFFSNPLMRQSIDDSVLVNLSPLLISHNLFVVSKEPLIQDLVAILRKIPELILLGGRVDGYLLSREAMLKCAKLPSLDVLRGELVTILGSSASRTHSVLGQHQQTLARNLDQYIKQSQGGEPAVSDSS from the exons ATGGTTGcatacatgt gcCTTCTCTTCTTGCCCCAGTTTCAGCAAGTACGTTGTAGATCAAAGGTAAACATTCAACATCCGAAGCCACGTCATGATGCTCGTAGACTGTTTGAAGCCATCACAAGGCCAATTATACCTCCTGAACCCATACCACACACTGAAGTCTGTGCAAGAAGAAAGGCAAAAATCCTTGAAAGTTTGCATGAG GTGAACCCTTACGAGGAATTCCTGCTAAAACAGTGCACCAAAATGCTGGAGGAGAACCGCATGGTTGCTGTGTGCCAGGCGTTGCCAATGTCAGCAGAGCAGAGAAAAGCTGCAGGAAACAAACTCTTAAAGAAGGGCCTAAAACTTTGCTTCTTTAGCAACCCTCTGATGAG GCAGTCTATTGATGATTCTGTTCTTGTCAACCTGAGCCCTCTACTGATCAGTCACAATTTGTTCGTGGTCAGCAAGGAACCTCTTATTCAGGATCTTGTTGCGATTCTGCGTAAGATACCAGAGCTCATTCTCCTTG ggggCCGAGTGGACGGCTACCTGCTGAGTCGAGAAGCCATGTTGAAGTGTGCCAAGTTACCCTCCCTGGACGTTCTCAGAGGGGAGCTGGTCACCATCCTGGGGTCTTCAGCGTCACGCACACACTCTGTGCTTGGTCAGCACCAGCAGACTTTAGCCAGGAACCTGGATCAGTACATCAAGCAGTCCCAGGGAGGGGAGCCTGCTGTGTCCGATAGCAGCTGA
- the LOC143292447 gene encoding uncharacterized protein LOC143292447 isoform X2, protein MTEAYQLVFGIIADVQYADADDGSNFAQTRRRYYRTALESLKKAVTTWNTSYSNLAFVLQLGDLIDGVNKRKYGKQVAENALKAALVPFREMACPTYHMVGNHDLYNLTRTECLESELNCSRLPTVEGVEGALYYSVLVHPQLKIIVLDSYDVGVLGYSDCPDHPHFLEAQRILEEENPNDEKNSAVGLKGVSRRFVAYNGGIGKQQLAWLDEQLTKADSQEQNVLICGHVQLNSKVASSDADVGTCLAWNYAEVQEVLHSHGCVVGCLMGHDHDGSYFIDSVGIHQLVMNGVIETPPGTDAFATAFLHERTLEIQGHGVVPSASMPLRYFVGGERCISKGESC, encoded by the exons ATGACTGAAGCTTACCAGCTTGTATTTGGAATCATTGCTGATGTACAgtatgctgatgctgatgatggctCAAACTTCGCACAAACAAGGCGCCGCTATTATAGAACAGCACTGGAATCCCTCAAGAAAGCTGTGACCACCTGGAATACCTCATACAGCAACCTTGCCTTTGTTCTACAGTTGGGAGACCTCATTGATGGTGTCAACAAACGCAAATATGGAAAACAGGTAGCAGAAAATGCCTTAAAAGCTGCCTTGGTGCCATTCAGAGAGATGGCGTGTCCTACATACCACATGGTTGGCAACCATGATTTGTACAATCTGACCCGCACAGAGTGCTTGGAATCAGAGCTGAACTGCAGCAGGTTGCCAACAGTGGAGGGAGTTGAAGGTGCTTTGTATTATTCAGTGCTGGTTCATCCACAACTCAAGATAATAGTTTTGGATTCATACGATGTGGGCGTTCTCGGCTACAGTGATTGTCCAGATCATCCACACTTTCTGGAAGCACAGCGCATTCTTGAAGAGGAAAACCCCAACGATGAGAAGAACTCTGCTGTTGGCTTGAAAGGTGTGTCAAGGAGGTTTGTGGCATACAATGGTGGCATTGGGAAGCAGCAGTTGGCTTGGCTGGATGAGCAGCTGACCAAAGCAGATTCACAGGAACAGAATGTTCTTATATGTG GACATGTCCAGCTGAACTCCAAAGTAGCATCTTCGGATGCAGATGTGGGGACCTGCCTGGCATGGAACTACGCAGAGGTGCAGGAAGTCCTGCACTCAcatgggtgtgtggtgggatgcCTGATGGGGCACGACCACGATGGTTCCTACTTCATCGACTCAGTGGGCATTCATCAGCTGGTGATGAACGGTGTGATTGAAACCCCTCCTGGCACCGACGCCTTTGCCACAGCATTCCTGCATGAGAGAACTCTGGAGATCCAGGGTCATGGTGTGGTGCCCTCTGCATCCATGCCTCTCAGATACTTTGTGGGTGGTGAAAGGTGCATATCAAAAGGTGAAAGCTGTTGA
- the LOC143292448 gene encoding large ribosomal subunit protein uL10m-like isoform X1 — MAAFRRGLLFLPQFQQVRCRSKVNIQHPKPRHDARRLFEAITRPIIPPEPIPHTEVCARRKAKILESLHEVNPYEEFLLKQCTKMLEENRMVAVCQALPMSAEQRKAAGNKLLKKGLKLCFFSNPLMRQSIDDSVLVNLSPLLISHNLFVVSKEPLIQDLVAILRKIPELILLGGRVDGYLLSREAMLKCAKLPSLDVLRGELVTILGSSASRTHSVLGQHQQTLARNLDQYIKQSQGGEPAVSDSS, encoded by the exons ATGGCTGCTTTCAGGAGAG gcCTTCTCTTCTTGCCCCAGTTTCAGCAAGTACGTTGTAGATCAAAGGTAAACATTCAACATCCGAAGCCACGTCATGATGCTCGTAGACTGTTTGAAGCCATCACAAGGCCAATTATACCTCCTGAACCCATACCACACACTGAAGTCTGTGCAAGAAGAAAGGCAAAAATCCTTGAAAGTTTGCATGAG GTGAACCCTTACGAGGAATTCCTGCTAAAACAGTGCACCAAAATGCTGGAGGAGAACCGCATGGTTGCTGTGTGCCAGGCGTTGCCAATGTCAGCAGAGCAGAGAAAAGCTGCAGGAAACAAACTCTTAAAGAAGGGCCTAAAACTTTGCTTCTTTAGCAACCCTCTGATGAG GCAGTCTATTGATGATTCTGTTCTTGTCAACCTGAGCCCTCTACTGATCAGTCACAATTTGTTCGTGGTCAGCAAGGAACCTCTTATTCAGGATCTTGTTGCGATTCTGCGTAAGATACCAGAGCTCATTCTCCTTG ggggCCGAGTGGACGGCTACCTGCTGAGTCGAGAAGCCATGTTGAAGTGTGCCAAGTTACCCTCCCTGGACGTTCTCAGAGGGGAGCTGGTCACCATCCTGGGGTCTTCAGCGTCACGCACACACTCTGTGCTTGGTCAGCACCAGCAGACTTTAGCCAGGAACCTGGATCAGTACATCAAGCAGTCCCAGGGAGGGGAGCCTGCTGTGTCCGATAGCAGCTGA